A section of the Candidatus Binatia bacterium genome encodes:
- the panE1 gene encoding 2-dehydropantoate 2-reductase: MRPRMAKLLVAGAGAIGSVFGGFLANAGHDVLLLGRAQHMEAVEREGLEIRGIWGRHRCSSLRTATAPGEWNHSFDAVLLTVKSYDTASLAPLVPRWLKPQGYVISLQNGLGNLEALAQHVPAERVLGGRVIFGAVVSAPGVVDVTVCAEPVRIGAFVPSAPEAETAVRHWVATISAAGIAALPCDSIIAELWSKAFYNAALNPLGALLRRTYGELAAHPETRAVMNLIIAEAFEVARAEGVPLQWGSAAEYQEHFYQRLVPPTANHRSSMLQDLARGKRTEIDAINGEIWRRGERFGVSTTANALLTRLIRAATS; the protein is encoded by the coding sequence ATGCGGCCCCGCATGGCGAAGCTTCTGGTAGCCGGTGCCGGGGCGATCGGTTCGGTGTTCGGCGGGTTCCTGGCCAATGCTGGCCACGACGTCTTACTACTCGGGCGCGCGCAGCACATGGAGGCGGTGGAGCGGGAGGGATTAGAGATACGCGGTATCTGGGGACGACATCGCTGTTCATCTCTTCGCACTGCGACAGCTCCTGGTGAGTGGAATCATTCGTTCGATGCCGTCTTGCTGACGGTGAAAAGTTACGACACGGCCTCCCTCGCACCGCTAGTTCCGCGCTGGCTCAAGCCACAAGGTTACGTCATTTCGCTACAAAACGGTTTGGGCAACCTGGAAGCATTGGCGCAGCACGTGCCGGCAGAGCGTGTGTTGGGCGGGCGGGTAATCTTTGGTGCGGTTGTGAGCGCGCCTGGCGTAGTGGACGTGACGGTGTGCGCGGAGCCGGTGCGGATCGGTGCGTTCGTACCGAGTGCCCCGGAAGCGGAAACGGCGGTCAGACATTGGGTGGCGACCATCTCTGCCGCGGGTATCGCGGCTTTGCCTTGTGACTCCATCATAGCTGAGCTCTGGAGCAAAGCCTTTTACAACGCAGCGCTCAATCCGCTCGGAGCTTTGTTGCGCAGAACATATGGAGAGCTTGCGGCACACCCGGAAACCCGTGCGGTGATGAATTTGATCATCGCCGAGGCTTTCGAGGTTGCACGAGCGGAGGGGGTCCCACTGCAATGGGGGAGCGCGGCCGAATACCAGGAACACTTTTACCAACGGCTCGTGCCCCCCACTGCCAATCATCGCTCTTCCATGTTGCAGGACCTCGCGCGAGGCAAGCGGACGGAGATTGACGCCATCAACGGCGAAATTTGGCGGCGCGGAGAGCGGTTCGGCGTTTCCACAACGGCGAACGCACTGCTGACCCGGCTCATTCGCGCTGCGACATCGTAG
- the galK gene encoding galactokinase, whose translation MNPQLSIEPFSGLLPSEQQQIRAVAEEFRALFGRKPHFVVLAPGRVNLIGEHTDYNGYPVLPAAIDRAMLVATAPRRDDVVVARSTAPGTEPVTFSLAQPLRPNPEGHWGNYIKAAALPWLARSEHVAAGADLLVKGHVPAGAGLSSSSALVVGAGLAFLAAHGATDANLLTLAEEFAEAERFVGTMSGGMDQTCCLFGKREQLLRIEFFPVRVRPVPFPTGYHIVVCHSLVKAEKSAGAREAYNQRVRECAVAARCLALLLGETEPRRFTRLAEIERTARALRRWELLDLLVQRIPDRPVTPNDLAALLGATVDDLVADIPGLTPDLPLLVLRRARHVFSEADRVDIAERALWNADIGTLHAAMKASHESCRDDYEVSCPALEVLVRVATEAGAIGARLTGAGFGGCTVQLVPSGALAEFFQRVDREFYAPRLPSGDAPMRWRFAFLPDNGARVVRVE comes from the coding sequence ATGAACCCGCAGCTCTCCATAGAGCCGTTCAGCGGTCTTCTCCCCTCCGAACAGCAGCAAATACGCGCGGTGGCAGAGGAGTTTCGCGCGCTGTTCGGGCGAAAACCGCACTTCGTCGTTTTAGCACCTGGACGCGTGAACCTGATCGGAGAACACACCGACTACAATGGCTACCCGGTTCTTCCCGCAGCGATCGATCGTGCCATGCTCGTTGCCACTGCGCCCCGCCGGGACGACGTCGTGGTGGCTCGGTCCACAGCCCCAGGCACGGAACCCGTAACCTTTTCACTGGCGCAACCCCTACGACCGAATCCTGAAGGGCATTGGGGGAATTACATCAAAGCTGCCGCGCTACCCTGGCTCGCTCGATCCGAGCATGTCGCGGCTGGGGCGGATTTGTTGGTGAAAGGTCACGTTCCAGCGGGCGCCGGTTTGTCATCGTCTTCCGCTCTCGTCGTCGGAGCAGGCTTGGCTTTTCTGGCCGCCCATGGCGCCACGGATGCGAACCTATTGACGCTCGCGGAGGAGTTTGCCGAGGCCGAGCGTTTCGTCGGCACAATGAGCGGCGGAATGGATCAAACCTGTTGTCTGTTCGGAAAGAGAGAACAACTTCTCCGGATCGAGTTTTTTCCAGTCCGCGTTCGCCCTGTGCCGTTTCCCACTGGGTACCATATTGTCGTGTGCCACAGCCTCGTGAAAGCAGAGAAATCCGCAGGTGCTCGCGAGGCTTACAACCAACGGGTGCGCGAATGCGCGGTCGCAGCGCGATGCTTGGCTTTGCTGCTTGGCGAGACGGAGCCTAGACGATTCACGCGACTTGCCGAAATCGAACGCACTGCCAGGGCGCTCCGCCGCTGGGAACTTCTCGACCTACTCGTGCAACGAATTCCGGATCGGCCCGTGACTCCAAATGACTTGGCCGCGCTGCTGGGCGCTACAGTGGACGACTTGGTCGCCGACATTCCGGGTCTCACGCCGGATCTGCCTCTTCTCGTGTTGCGCCGTGCACGCCATGTTTTTTCCGAAGCGGACCGTGTGGACATCGCGGAGCGTGCCCTATGGAATGCGGACATCGGCACCCTCCATGCGGCCATGAAGGCTTCGCACGAAAGTTGTCGAGACGATTACGAGGTGAGCTGTCCTGCACTGGAGGTGTTAGTTCGCGTAGCCACCGAGGCGGGAGCGATTGGAGCTCGCCTTACTGGTGCAGGTTTCGGAGGTTGTACCGTTCAGCTTGTGCCTTCCGGGGCCCTCGCCGAGTTCTTTCAACGAGTAGATCGAGAGTTTTACGCGCCACGACTTCCGAGCGGAGATGCGCCAATGCGCTGGCGCTTTGCGTTTCTTCCCGACAATGGTGCCCGAGTGGTGCGAGTCGAGTGA
- a CDS encoding tyrosine protein kinase:aminoglycoside phosphotransferase produces the protein MRSRAVSQDELAERLARYLAERLRAEEVRVLRLERLAGGASRETWGVDAEVFTNGHKQQLDLILRSEPAGSRLPGQCQMEFHLLRRAAEAGVAVPAVLWVEADPEVVGAPFLVMERVAGETLPRRLLRDATYRDARRALPEQLASALAAIHRIDPQSPELAGLPRPPDHQPAALYELDRFEQLYRAVALDPHPVFELAFRWLRHHAVPEDRRTLVHGDFRVGNIIFGSEGLRAVLDWELAHVGDPLEDIGWLCVRSWRFGNDHLPVGGLAPREVFYQAYERAAGKPVDRQRARYWEILGNLKWGVITILQFRSYLHGRSSNVELASLGRRTAEVEWELLRAMKGEAV, from the coding sequence ATGCGGTCTCGGGCCGTGTCACAGGATGAATTGGCGGAGCGCTTAGCTCGTTATCTTGCCGAGCGACTGCGGGCAGAGGAAGTGCGGGTGCTCCGCCTCGAGCGTTTGGCAGGCGGTGCTTCGCGCGAAACGTGGGGCGTGGATGCCGAAGTCTTTACCAATGGGCACAAACAGCAACTGGATCTCATCTTGCGGTCCGAACCTGCAGGGTCCCGTCTTCCGGGCCAGTGCCAAATGGAGTTCCACCTTCTCCGTCGCGCTGCCGAGGCGGGGGTTGCGGTCCCAGCCGTGCTGTGGGTGGAAGCGGACCCCGAAGTGGTCGGCGCGCCGTTTTTGGTCATGGAACGCGTGGCAGGAGAAACCTTACCGCGCCGCCTCCTTCGTGACGCTACCTATCGAGACGCCCGGAGGGCTTTGCCGGAACAACTAGCGTCCGCCCTGGCAGCGATTCATCGCATCGACCCGCAAAGCCCGGAACTGGCCGGCTTGCCTCGCCCTCCTGACCATCAACCGGCAGCTCTTTACGAGCTGGACCGCTTCGAGCAACTCTACCGCGCGGTGGCATTGGATCCGCATCCCGTCTTCGAGCTCGCATTCCGATGGCTGCGACATCACGCGGTCCCGGAAGATCGTCGCACTCTGGTGCACGGTGATTTCCGCGTTGGCAATATCATTTTCGGTTCGGAGGGACTGCGAGCTGTGCTGGACTGGGAGCTCGCCCATGTAGGAGATCCGCTCGAAGACATTGGGTGGCTGTGTGTGCGATCGTGGCGCTTTGGCAACGACCACCTGCCCGTTGGCGGCCTTGCGCCGCGGGAAGTCTTTTACCAGGCTTACGAGCGAGCCGCGGGCAAGCCGGTGGACCGGCAGCGCGCTCGCTATTGGGAAATCCTCGGTAACCTCAAGTGGGGCGTGATTACGATTCTACAGTTTCGAAGTTACTTGCACGGCCGGTCGAGCAACGTAGAACTTGCCAGCCTCGGGCGACGTACGGCCGAGGTCGAATGGGAACTTTTGCGCGCTATGAAGGGAGAGGCCGTTTGA
- a CDS encoding coenzyme F390 synthetase encodes MIWPDTEVAFERLRATLAWVVEHSPYYRKTFSSVGLHPSDITDYTAFRTKVPVLRKTDLVANQREHPPFGEFVTVPRSRFGSLHTSPGPIFLPRLPEENQGTETLREAIRSMGVQPGEVVHVTLSYHIMPGGLRLHRAFEAAGCLVINGGTGSSHLQLELARAWQPTVYAGTPSFLAHLVDTAREMKLDLRQNLPYRVGFSTAETLTPQLRQELQETLGIELFDHCGEAQIGPLAGECSRHDGMHLHAKDLFCEFLDPLTGEPASSGSLAEIIVTQLGPRALPLVRYAPGDTFRIETEPCPCGRPSPRVRFAGQVGAIRKIKGVLVHPQQLHNVLQQFREVERFRLVIDQPAGERYERVRLQIGTRASVADPEQFAERVAAAVKSAILLQMQVEFVPVADIPEEASRPPYREAICDLRPGKTVPHGGT; translated from the coding sequence ATGATCTGGCCCGACACAGAGGTTGCCTTCGAGCGACTGCGCGCCACGCTCGCGTGGGTCGTTGAGCATAGTCCTTACTACCGAAAAACCTTTTCCTCGGTTGGCCTGCATCCCTCGGACATCACGGACTACACGGCATTCCGCACGAAAGTCCCTGTTCTCCGCAAAACTGATTTAGTTGCCAATCAGCGCGAACACCCCCCTTTTGGAGAGTTCGTAACCGTTCCCCGCTCTCGGTTCGGGAGCTTGCACACTTCTCCCGGCCCGATTTTCTTGCCCCGGTTGCCCGAAGAGAATCAGGGCACAGAGACGCTCCGCGAGGCAATCCGATCCATGGGGGTGCAACCCGGTGAGGTTGTGCACGTGACTCTCTCGTATCACATTATGCCTGGAGGGCTACGCTTGCACCGGGCCTTCGAAGCTGCCGGGTGCCTCGTGATCAACGGCGGAACGGGATCCAGCCATTTGCAGCTCGAACTCGCACGCGCCTGGCAACCAACCGTTTACGCCGGCACGCCAAGTTTCCTTGCGCACCTAGTCGATACGGCGCGTGAAATGAAGCTGGATCTCCGCCAAAACTTGCCGTACCGCGTGGGCTTTTCGACCGCGGAAACGCTCACCCCGCAGTTGCGACAAGAGCTGCAGGAGACGTTGGGAATCGAATTGTTCGACCATTGCGGGGAAGCGCAAATTGGCCCGTTGGCGGGCGAATGTTCCCGACACGACGGCATGCACTTGCACGCGAAGGATCTATTTTGCGAATTCCTCGATCCCCTGACGGGTGAGCCTGCATCATCCGGGAGTCTCGCCGAGATCATCGTGACCCAGTTGGGACCGCGGGCATTGCCCTTGGTACGGTACGCACCCGGAGACACGTTCCGGATAGAAACGGAACCCTGCCCATGTGGCCGACCGAGCCCGCGGGTGCGCTTTGCCGGACAGGTTGGGGCCATCCGCAAAATCAAAGGCGTTTTGGTTCATCCCCAGCAATTGCATAACGTCTTGCAGCAGTTTCGGGAGGTGGAGCGATTTCGGCTCGTCATCGATCAACCAGCCGGCGAGCGCTACGAACGAGTGCGCCTGCAGATCGGCACACGCGCCTCCGTGGCCGACCCCGAGCAGTTTGCGGAGCGAGTCGCAGCGGCCGTCAAGTCGGCAATTCTCTTGCAAATGCAGGTGGAGTTTGTGCCTGTCGCCGACATTCCCGAAGAGGCGAGCCGGCCACCGTATCGTGAAGCGATTTGCGATCTCCGGCCAGGAAAGACAGTACCCCATGGAGGCACATGA
- a CDS encoding phenylacetate--CoA ligase, with protein MVRPLDPAATQHKFWEPEIQTLQPEEIRALQWQRLYVQWQRIWDTPIAFFQRKFQRAGINREDLRSLDDLRYLPVTTKDELRENEAAYPPFGDYRGAPPERAVRLGTSTGTSGKPTWILWTRKDLEVDYRASYRARWRWGIRPGMCLANAHPFGLNAGGWHFSHGIEGLGILNVPSGPPGTEEEIRDVLEVWRRLRPDAYRLFGNVATRYAEVARAVGLDPEVDLNLRVAGDHPSEQYLMVSSGLEALPLLGSACEERDGAHVAEDLAIVEVIDPETGKLCGHGQRGHLVVTVLEKENFLFRYNLEDIVRWNDRPCPCGETHRRLFYEGRARDLVQVADQRLLPIDVALVLYEFPEVSTPSAEYQILRPERPLNELHVQVELADNQDAQQLAARLRQRFWERFAIQTVWHFVPRGGVPRFAYKAARVVDVPSEALTGH; from the coding sequence ATGGTTCGTCCGCTCGACCCTGCAGCCACGCAGCACAAATTTTGGGAACCGGAAATCCAAACCTTACAGCCCGAGGAAATTCGGGCGTTGCAATGGCAGCGATTGTACGTGCAGTGGCAGCGAATCTGGGACACGCCCATTGCGTTTTTCCAGCGAAAGTTCCAGCGCGCCGGGATCAACCGCGAAGACTTGCGGAGCCTAGACGACCTCCGTTACCTGCCCGTAACCACAAAAGACGAGCTCAGAGAGAACGAGGCGGCGTACCCGCCCTTTGGCGATTATCGCGGTGCTCCTCCAGAGCGTGCCGTGCGTTTGGGCACGTCAACAGGGACGAGTGGAAAACCCACATGGATTCTATGGACCCGGAAGGATCTGGAGGTGGACTACCGTGCCTCTTATCGGGCGCGCTGGCGGTGGGGCATCCGACCTGGAATGTGTTTGGCAAACGCCCACCCATTTGGCCTCAACGCAGGCGGTTGGCACTTTAGCCACGGTATCGAAGGGCTGGGCATTTTGAACGTTCCCTCGGGGCCACCGGGGACGGAAGAAGAAATTCGGGATGTCTTGGAGGTGTGGCGCCGCCTCCGCCCTGACGCTTACCGCTTGTTCGGCAACGTGGCGACTCGTTATGCGGAGGTGGCCCGCGCCGTCGGCCTGGACCCCGAGGTGGACCTCAATTTGCGGGTTGCGGGCGATCACCCATCGGAGCAGTACCTGATGGTGAGTAGTGGGTTGGAGGCGCTCCCGCTGCTGGGCAGCGCCTGCGAGGAACGCGACGGCGCGCACGTTGCCGAGGACCTGGCCATTGTGGAAGTCATAGACCCAGAAACCGGCAAACTTTGCGGGCATGGACAGCGTGGCCATTTGGTCGTGACCGTTCTCGAAAAAGAGAACTTCCTGTTCCGCTACAACCTCGAAGACATCGTCCGATGGAACGATCGGCCGTGCCCTTGTGGTGAAACCCACCGGCGCTTGTTTTACGAGGGACGCGCCCGTGATCTCGTACAAGTCGCTGACCAGCGCCTGTTACCGATTGACGTCGCCCTTGTGCTGTACGAATTTCCGGAGGTCTCCACGCCGTCTGCAGAGTATCAGATTTTGCGACCGGAGCGGCCCTTGAACGAGTTGCACGTGCAAGTAGAGCTTGCCGATAACCAAGATGCCCAGCAACTCGCCGCCCGCTTGCGCCAAAGGTTTTGGGAGCGCTTTGCCATCCAAACGGTCTGGCACTTTGTGCCGCGGGGTGGAGTCCCGCGTTTCGCCTACAAAGCGGCACGAGTCGTCGATGTTCCTTCGGAAGCCCTAACGGGGCATTAG
- a CDS encoding alpha/beta hydrolase, with translation MPFFSHRSARLYYEVHGPPLGEATVLVWAHGAGGNHLSWWQQIPEFSKRYTCVTFDHRGFGLSREDERSPGGAAFVGDLQALLDHLGVDKAVLVGQSMGGWTSLGFAVQHPQRVQALVLTDTHGGLTSEAISSAWARAFHRLKEGSFSYHPAAGARMARDQPWKYFLYLQISGLNSEHSVEELGELLAAAASPTPEDIRKVECPVLLVWGEEDEVIPLEVGRVAASYFARGQIQTIPEAGHSAYFERPEKFNSVIWDFLRATIG, from the coding sequence GTGCCGTTTTTTTCCCATCGTAGCGCGCGGTTGTACTATGAAGTGCACGGCCCGCCCCTCGGCGAAGCAACCGTACTTGTGTGGGCTCACGGAGCCGGAGGGAATCACCTGTCTTGGTGGCAGCAGATCCCGGAGTTCTCGAAACGATATACCTGCGTGACGTTCGACCATCGCGGCTTTGGCCTGTCTCGAGAAGACGAGAGAAGCCCAGGGGGAGCAGCTTTCGTGGGAGACTTGCAAGCCTTGCTGGACCATTTGGGCGTGGACAAAGCAGTGCTGGTCGGACAGTCGATGGGTGGTTGGACAAGCTTAGGTTTTGCGGTGCAGCATCCCCAAAGGGTGCAAGCCCTTGTGTTAACGGACACTCACGGGGGACTGACCTCAGAAGCCATTTCGAGTGCCTGGGCTCGAGCCTTCCACCGCCTCAAGGAAGGTTCGTTCTCCTATCATCCAGCAGCCGGTGCCCGGATGGCCCGCGATCAGCCGTGGAAGTACTTTCTGTACTTGCAAATTTCCGGTCTCAACTCGGAACATTCCGTGGAGGAACTCGGCGAGCTTTTAGCTGCCGCTGCTAGCCCGACGCCGGAAGATATCCGGAAGGTGGAATGCCCCGTGTTGCTCGTATGGGGCGAGGAAGACGAGGTCATTCCCCTAGAAGTGGGCCGTGTGGCGGCCAGCTATTTTGCGCGCGGACAGATCCAGACGATCCCCGAAGCAGGACACTCCGCGTATTTCGAACGTCCCGAAAAGTTCAATTCCGTCATCTGGGATTTCTTGCGAGCAACAATTGGCTGA
- a CDS encoding amidohydrolase — translation MAREYRLISADSHILEPPHIWKEYMPKKFHDKAPKVVPDGDGGEAWQFAPDIPPAPIGIYASAGRKHEDIRWTGVKFSEANQGNFHAIPRMQEQDVDGIDAEVLYGSARMMSHFFSDPDPEFQMAGVQAYNNWLAEEFVKVAPDRFIGLACMPALSVEHCIREMERCLKLGMKGVWLNTMPSVGPTIRPEDDPFWDACQALGVAVHFHVRVMRQVQRPKPKGVRGDDLTGLATVGAANMIVDMPEIISSGVHDRFPNLIWVAVETGAGWVPYILEQMDDRWWRNRSWLPVQLQHPPSFYFRRNWRIAFMIDHYAVKNRYDIGVDNMMWSTDYPHHGCDWPETRRVVEEMFRGVPEEERRKMCALNAAKLYGLV, via the coding sequence ATGGCGCGGGAATACCGTTTGATTTCGGCGGACTCTCATATCCTCGAACCGCCACACATCTGGAAGGAGTACATGCCGAAAAAGTTTCACGACAAGGCACCGAAAGTCGTGCCTGACGGCGACGGAGGCGAGGCGTGGCAGTTTGCACCAGACATTCCTCCGGCTCCCATTGGGATCTACGCTTCGGCGGGTCGCAAACACGAGGACATCCGGTGGACAGGTGTGAAGTTTTCTGAGGCCAACCAAGGAAACTTTCATGCCATCCCCCGAATGCAGGAACAAGACGTGGACGGAATTGACGCCGAGGTTCTGTACGGCTCTGCTCGGATGATGAGCCACTTTTTCTCGGATCCCGATCCGGAGTTCCAAATGGCTGGAGTGCAAGCCTACAACAACTGGCTTGCAGAGGAATTCGTCAAGGTTGCGCCGGATCGATTCATCGGCCTTGCCTGCATGCCGGCACTGAGCGTGGAGCATTGCATCCGCGAAATGGAGCGATGCCTAAAGTTGGGGATGAAAGGGGTCTGGCTGAACACAATGCCGAGTGTCGGACCTACGATCCGGCCGGAAGACGACCCGTTTTGGGATGCTTGCCAGGCTCTCGGTGTGGCGGTGCATTTTCACGTACGGGTGATGCGGCAAGTGCAGCGACCTAAACCCAAGGGGGTGCGGGGAGACGACCTCACGGGTTTGGCCACCGTGGGGGCCGCGAACATGATCGTGGATATGCCGGAAATCATTAGTTCCGGGGTGCACGATCGTTTCCCGAACCTCATTTGGGTTGCGGTGGAAACGGGTGCCGGATGGGTTCCGTACATTCTCGAGCAGATGGACGACCGCTGGTGGCGCAATCGCTCGTGGCTCCCGGTGCAGCTCCAGCATCCGCCTTCATTTTACTTCCGGCGGAACTGGCGCATCGCGTTCATGATCGATCACTACGCCGTCAAAAACCGCTACGACATCGGAGTGGACAACATGATGTGGTCCACCGATTACCCGCACCACGGTTGCGATTGGCCAGAAACGCGGCGTGTGGTCGAGGAAATGTTCCGTGGGGTTCCAGAAGAGGAGCGCCGCAAAATGTGCGCGCTCAACGCAGCAAAACTCTACGGCCTGGTGTAA
- a CDS encoding enoyl-CoA hydratase — MVSQAVDLGSQYLDAKLADHVLRVTINRPHRRNALTMEMYHGLKRAAVWAEKNPAVRAVLITGVGDFFCVGGEMGGQHEGSAHFDRETDRFDLLPFAEFERCPKVIVTAVNGLCHGGGLNLVLFSDLSIASEKARFRAPELLRGVADCFLGARLATRIGVARAKDLLFTCREIDAQEALSMGLIARVAPEAHFESAVDELLHELGQTAPRARAMLKRDINRHLPPLDYAMFAESLASDEVREGFAAFLEKRLPRWAQGD; from the coding sequence ATGGTTTCACAGGCAGTGGACCTCGGAAGCCAGTATCTGGATGCGAAGCTCGCCGATCACGTGCTGCGCGTCACCATCAACCGGCCGCACCGGCGAAACGCCCTGACGATGGAAATGTATCATGGCTTGAAACGGGCTGCCGTATGGGCGGAAAAGAACCCAGCCGTCCGTGCAGTTCTCATTACCGGTGTCGGGGATTTTTTTTGCGTCGGCGGGGAAATGGGTGGCCAACACGAGGGCAGCGCGCACTTCGACCGCGAAACGGATCGATTCGACTTGTTGCCCTTTGCCGAGTTCGAGCGATGCCCGAAAGTGATCGTGACGGCGGTGAACGGGCTTTGCCATGGTGGGGGGTTGAACTTGGTTTTATTCAGCGACTTGAGCATCGCCTCCGAAAAAGCACGATTTCGCGCGCCGGAGCTTCTGCGCGGCGTGGCCGATTGTTTCCTGGGAGCCCGTTTGGCCACCCGCATCGGAGTCGCTCGAGCCAAAGATCTCCTCTTCACCTGTCGGGAGATCGACGCCCAGGAAGCACTTAGCATGGGTCTCATCGCACGCGTCGCGCCGGAGGCGCACTTCGAGAGCGCGGTTGACGAGCTGCTGCACGAGCTCGGCCAGACGGCGCCTCGCGCTCGAGCCATGCTCAAGCGCGACATCAACCGCCACCTCCCTCCGCTCGACTACGCCATGTTCGCCGAATCCCTGGCCTCGGACGAAGTCCGCGAAGGGTTTGCGGCGTTCCTCGAGAAGCGCCTGCCCCGCTGGGCACAGGGCGATTGA
- a CDS encoding acyl dehydratase → MNEVTYGRITEEGLARIRARIGKGFTGRRPWRTEITRDAIYHLALAIGDLSPLYLDEEYAKKTRWGTLLAPPIIVQTMDTLRAVGHSGLPEGLPGVHSIWTGSYYEWVRPPMLGDRIRADAYLKEVREKESTFGGGRAVYQTYEAKYYDQNGDYIGLRQDTWIRVERDKTAEKKKYGNIQLARWTKEDIDRFMDEYRKEQRTAERYWEDVTIGEPTHTLIKGPLTPTAEIAFESYFGIYLVGNKVAAQLYEKHPALMIPNEQGVPEPPQRVHWDNAFTQRLLGLPGAYDLGPERCSWLIQGVTNWIGDNAFITKIDARYHRFNFMGDVTWVKGKVTDKFERDGKGYVRFALECVNHRNEVTATADAEAELPKRVS, encoded by the coding sequence ATGAACGAGGTCACGTACGGACGAATCACGGAGGAAGGGCTGGCCCGGATCCGGGCGCGGATTGGCAAGGGTTTTACCGGTCGCCGACCGTGGCGAACCGAGATTACGCGGGATGCCATCTACCATCTGGCCTTAGCGATCGGAGACCTGAGTCCTCTCTATCTCGACGAGGAGTATGCCAAGAAAACCCGGTGGGGCACCCTACTCGCACCGCCCATCATCGTGCAAACCATGGACACGCTCCGTGCGGTCGGTCACAGTGGGCTACCCGAAGGTTTACCCGGTGTCCATTCTATTTGGACCGGATCGTATTACGAGTGGGTGCGCCCGCCCATGCTCGGCGACCGCATTCGTGCGGACGCTTACTTGAAAGAGGTTCGCGAGAAAGAAAGCACCTTCGGTGGCGGGCGCGCGGTTTACCAAACCTACGAGGCGAAGTATTACGACCAAAACGGCGACTACATCGGCTTGCGACAGGATACCTGGATCCGCGTGGAACGGGACAAAACCGCGGAGAAGAAAAAGTACGGAAACATCCAGTTAGCCCGATGGACCAAAGAAGACATCGACCGTTTCATGGACGAATATCGCAAGGAACAACGAACGGCCGAGCGGTACTGGGAGGATGTCACCATTGGCGAGCCGACACACACGCTCATCAAAGGACCGCTCACACCCACTGCGGAGATCGCCTTCGAATCTTATTTCGGCATCTACTTGGTCGGTAACAAGGTGGCCGCCCAGCTCTACGAAAAACACCCTGCCTTGATGATTCCCAATGAGCAGGGCGTTCCAGAACCGCCGCAACGCGTCCACTGGGACAATGCCTTCACACAACGCCTTCTGGGTCTTCCTGGCGCGTATGATTTGGGCCCCGAGCGCTGCTCTTGGTTGATCCAGGGGGTAACCAACTGGATCGGCGACAATGCCTTCATCACGAAAATCGACGCCCGTTACCACCGCTTCAACTTCATGGGCGATGTGACATGGGTCAAAGGGAAGGTGACGGATAAATTTGAGCGGGACGGCAAGGGCTACGTGCGTTTTGCACTCGAATGCGTGAATCACCGTAACGAAGTGACCGCCACTGCGGATGCCGAAGCCGAGCTTCCGAAGCGAGTCTCCTGA
- a CDS encoding ABC transporter substrate-binding protein, with amino-acid sequence MTVLDDLGRHVPIEPPPRRIVSLVPSITELLFWLGLGERVVGVTRYCTEPANRVARIEKFGGTKNPDLGAIAKVAPDLVLANAEENRIEDFAALEGGGLRVYVTFPRSVVGFANGLERLGVLLQASIPCRKLQRQIHWSLRQVSAGPPPVRAFVPIWKNPWMSFNHDTFASDVLQSAGAINVCSGFESRYPNCDLERVANADPEVILLPSEPYRFQRKDLLDLAPLRGTTAVRSGRVYFVDGKALSWFGPRTPAALRYFANLLRREPSQ; translated from the coding sequence GTGACTGTCCTCGATGATCTCGGCCGTCATGTCCCGATCGAGCCGCCGCCCCGACGAATCGTCAGCCTGGTTCCCAGTATAACCGAGTTGCTCTTTTGGCTCGGGCTCGGCGAGAGAGTGGTGGGCGTGACGCGTTATTGTACGGAGCCAGCAAACCGAGTTGCTCGCATCGAAAAGTTCGGGGGAACGAAAAACCCGGACCTTGGAGCGATCGCGAAAGTTGCGCCGGATCTTGTGCTCGCCAATGCCGAGGAAAACCGTATCGAAGATTTCGCTGCACTGGAGGGTGGCGGACTACGCGTTTACGTCACCTTTCCGCGCAGCGTGGTGGGCTTCGCCAATGGCCTAGAGCGCTTAGGAGTTTTGCTCCAGGCATCGATCCCGTGTCGCAAACTTCAAAGGCAAATTCATTGGTCGTTGCGCCAGGTTTCCGCGGGCCCTCCGCCCGTCCGCGCTTTCGTTCCTATTTGGAAGAATCCGTGGATGAGTTTCAACCACGATACCTTCGCTTCGGACGTGTTGCAGAGCGCCGGAGCGATCAATGTGTGTTCCGGCTTCGAGTCGCGCTACCCAAATTGCGATTTGGAACGAGTGGCCAACGCCGATCCTGAGGTGATCTTGCTTCCCAGCGAACCGTACCGTTTTCAGCGTAAGGACCTGCTCGATCTGGCTCCCTTGAGGGGAACCACAGCGGTACGCTCGGGGAGGGTATACTTTGTAGATGGAAAGGCCCTGTCTTGGTTCGGGCCACGCACGCCCGCGGCGTTGCGCTACTTCGCGAACTTGTTGAGGCGCGAGCCCTCACAGTAA